A segment of the Macrotis lagotis isolate mMagLag1 chromosome 8, bilby.v1.9.chrom.fasta, whole genome shotgun sequence genome:
CCAGATATCAGTATGTAATCACACAATCATTTAAAAGATTTCTTAAAGCAGTTGGTCAGAAAACTGTTTCTCATTTCAAACTGAAAAGCAATACTTTTTTATTCTGTAGAGCCATACTTTCATCATAAAGTTTAAGGGAAACCTGCCATTCAATATTGGAGTGGATTATTACCCTAAATTCTACAGAATAAATACACATGAAAGAGCTTTGACAACGAACAAAGTACATAAAGCAATGAAGAATGAAGGGAGCAAAATCAAAAGCATCATACGTACATGAATgcattctatatacatatatatctataacatatatatgtacccTAATGAATTCCATTCAATTAAAGACAGCAATTACAGcaacaaaatcattttataaagttcatatatacatttttgatcacaatacaatttaaataatataagTGACAGAGACgtacaatttttttattcttttttaaggtatttgttttttattgtaaCTTGCTGTTTGTATTTTCAGATTCCGCATTGAGAGCTCTGGTTTCCATTTGAAATCCACTactaattgttttttaattttctttatttaaggcattggggtcaagtgatttgctcaaggtcagtCTGAGgcaagttctcctgattctagggccagtgctctatcgatCATGCCCCTCAGCTGCcccctaagtttttttttttcttgaatgaatTTTACTgctctttttaaatcattttgtacTGTCTCATATTCTCATTTCATCATATCTGGAGTGTACTCTAGATTGTCTCTTTCATTtgataataacattttattttctttcatattttatcttttagtgTGTTTTAGATTCTCTTTGTaggattcattcattcttctgaTTTAATGCTTCTTTTTGTCCATGTTTTCTCTGCATATTGTCTCTTTGGCTCATCTGCTTAGGAATTTGTTTTCAGAgtctctttcttggttttttcatCTTTCAACTTTCCTCATATTTTCGTAGCAGActagtttactatttccttctccaggtgattaaggcaaatagaagttaaatgacttgcccaggattacacggCTAATTAATGCCTGAAACTGATTTTGAACTTAGATTCCTCCTGATTAAAGAcctactgctctatccactgagccacctggaaCTTTGAAAAGAGAAGTGAAGAAGGTTTCCATAAGAACAGTAGTTGAACAAAGGTCACATTGATCCTGGGCAGGGGCTCTAAGAGGGTTTCTCTTTGTGGAAAGTTCTAAGAAAGGCAAACTAACATTGACCTAGTGTCAGAAAAGATCAGACTCTAAGGAGGTTACTAACAGTTATTAACTAACTAATATGAATGGCAAGCTGACATGGTTCTAATGTTAAAGCTGTTACCATAATTGTCTGAGAAGGTCTAAGAGGAAAGGTCATACTGATGATTCATCCATCAAGAGACAGATTAGAATTTATCAAATAGTCTTCTGTCACCAAATATTACAAATTAGTGATTGCCCAGCATTGAAGTGCCATGGTACCTTGCTGATTTGGAACAAAGTGAAACAAATTTAAGCCAAGAGATTTCTGCAGTAGTTACATCCTCTCCAATAGTTCTACAAATCAAGCCAAGGTATGGAACAATTCTGgtaaaggaaagtgaaaagaatGCCTTGCACAGTATACCCCTTACTATGATAAATAAAACTGCAACTCACACCCCCAATCAATTGGTTGTTGGTGTGGAGCTCTTAAATAGCAAAGGACTAGTAGTAATGATATCTCCCATAGTTTGTCTTTTGAAATCCTGCTCACAATTCCTAAGGCTAAGTTGCTGGGCAACCACAGCATCCTCAGAACTTGGTCAGATCCAGCCCCTGTTCTAAGTAATTTCTAGGGGTCAATTTCTGGTCTGATGAGGTGATGCTTCCCTCTAGTCTTTGGTTACAAACATAGTCTTGCTCTTCCTTCTTGAGGGCTTCTTCCACTCTAGCCCATTTGTGAACTCCCTTTCCTCTGAATGACTTGATAGAATCAGTGCTTGAGatgaaaggaagaatgaagggCAATGATGGGATCATCTCTGTAGCATTCCTTGCAGCTGAATCCTTAGTCACAAGCCTGAAATCATATTTGTCTTTACTGTTGTGAATGTTTAAAGTGAATTATATCTAAGGACTCTGAATTAGTGTTTGAAATATTAATGGTGTTAATGTGTGAGATTTTTACCTCTAATGGGAATTGCCATCTCCCTTTAATTCAGCAGTCATTCAATATTTGCcctataacttctttttttgaaatttgtttggAACTGGAGAAGTTTCTCAAACATAGCTACCTTGTCATCTTCCTATTCACTCTTCTTTCATATCATATGTCTGCTTTtatcattctctttatttttgctattattcatatatttaaacACTTGAACTGGTAATATATATCAAAGCAAAAATCATActggaaaagtgaaaaataaatatgtcAAAGTATGAACTTGATTATGAATATGTTCCAATTATCATTCACTGTTATAAATCATTTCAAAAACCTTGAGATATGTTCTTCCCCTAAATGCTACAGGTGACAGACCAAATGACATGGAAAAGGGAAATTTCACAGATGTGACTGAGTTTTTCCTAGTCGGACTTTCTGAATACCGAGGCCTCCAGCTATCTCTTTATGTTCTCTGCCTAGTGATGTACCTGATGATCCTGTTGGGAAATAGCATCTTCATTATCATCAGTATCCTGGATCCCTGCCTTCATACACCTATGTACTTTTTCCTTGGGAATCTTTCCTTTCTGGATATATGCTACACATCCTCCTTTATCCCTCAAATGCTGAAAAATTTTATGTCCAAGAGAAAATCCATCTCCTTCACTGGATGTGCCCTgcaaatgattatttctcttggTCTGGGTTGCACAGAATGCGTTCTCCTGGCAGTGATGGCTTTTGACCGGTATGTTGCCATCTGTAATCCCCTGAGATACACCACAATAATGAACAATGGACTGTGTATTCAGATGGCAGTTTGGACCTGGATAATAGGGTGTTTGAATTCCCTGCTATCTTCTGGGCTTGTCCTGATAAAGCCTTTCTGTGGGAATATCATCGATCAATTTTTCTGTGAAATCCTGGCTGTTATTAAGCTTATCTGTGGAGACATCTCTGTCAATGTACTTGTCATTATGGTGGGAAGTATTGCTTTCTTAATCATACCTCTGCTACTCATTTTATTATCCTATATCTTCATCCTCTCCACCATCCTGAGGATCAACTCTagtgaagggaggaagaaagccTTTTCCACCTGCTCAGCTCACCTGGTTGTGGTGATCTTGTTCTATGGCTCAGCTCTTTCCATGTACATGAAGCCCAAGTCTAAGGACACCAAGATATCTGATGAGCTTATTAGTCTGTCTTATGAGATAATTACCCCAATGCTAAACCCCATTATTTATAGCCTTAGGAACAAGGAGGTGAAGGGGGCTATTGAAAAAGTCCTGATCAGAAACTTATCCTTGAAAAGAATATGAAACAACGAGATTATTAACAAGGTTGGTTTTATTTCTTGGACATTGTCCTTGGTATTCAAAGATAACCTAGTTCTATATATTATTAAGTGGATTGGTGTGATTGCAAAATTTAATATGTGAGCCTACTTCTTTTCACACAGGATATGCATGTATGTTATTTGAGACACAATTTCCCTCCTTTGCAGCCCTGTCTCTTAGTCTCTTGGGGGTTTACAAaacctttaattaaaataaagcgctcacacacacacacacacacacacacacacagaaaagcTAAGCTCTTATATGCTGGCaaatgtgagagaaaattgtTTCTACTTGCCTGATGTCAGATTCAGTAGAATTAACAGTGAGCAAAATACATGAGCTTTCTGAATAATGatacaattatatttatatttctcatgttctatacatatttaatataatatgtaatacaCTGAGCTTGGTAGAATAGATATAAGGATAAAAAGAGTTAGAATAAACATAAGGATAACAGGAGCTTATAGTAGAGTAGAAATCTGAATCATGGGATCTCAGATTTAAAAAGgatcttaggggtggctagagggtgcagtggatacagcactggccctggagtcaggaggacctgaatctggcctcagacacttaataattacctagctgtgtgaccttgggcaagtcacttaaccctattgcctagccaaaaaaggATCTTATAAGATTTACATACCAACTCAAGTATGGTTCAAGAATCCAGTCTATACTATATTCAACAAATGATTCTCTAACCTCTTGTGAAGAGAAATACACCACCTTAAGGGAGTCTATTCCATTTTTAGACAGTTTTATTTGTAAAAgactttttcattaataaaaaacTTGACTCTCAGGATTGTCATAGAGTTATTTCTGATACTGCTATTTAAGGTGAAGAAGAGCATGCCTAATTTTTCATCCACAGTACAATTTTTCAAGCATTTTGAAATAGTTGTTCTGGAtcctataaataatatttttttcaacataatATCATCATTTCCTTCTGAAATGAGAATCTGGCTATAATCCCAGTCCTTGTGAGCATGTATAACTTCACTTGATTGATACAATCTAAATGTAGATTGGGAGTGGACTCAGACAAATCTAAAACAGGTCTACTAGCAATGGGATGGAGACTATTAGCTGCATAACTGGAACTGGGGGAAGATGATATTCAAAAAGCAtccgggggcggctaggtggccttggagtcaggagtacctgggttcaaatcctgtctcagacatttaataattacctagctgtgtggccttgggcaagccacttaaccccatttgccttgcaaaaaaaaaaaaaaagacccaaaaagCATCAGGACAGCTGAACCACTTCTCTTTCAGGGACCTTCTTCCTGACAGGTGATATTttgttgaaacaaaaaaaatgctccaagtggAAATACCTGATGATGTAGAACCTATGAATATAGGACTCAGTTCTTTGCCTTGGCATTTGTTCTTATTAGGTGAAGGAGATAGGAGAATTTTAGGTGAAGGAGGGTGAATCACAAGGAATTCTGGATCTACAGTCAGATTTAGGGTTTGTAGCCAATGGATTCAGCTTGGAATCCATGGGGAACAAGGATTGACCTTAATGACTCAGACCTGTTGAGGTGGCTAGGttatgcaatggatagagcactggccctgagtacaaatccagcctcagacacttcataattacctagctttgtggccttgggcaagccacttaaccccactgccttgcaaaaaatctaaaaaaaaaaaaaaaaaaaagaaagaactcagACCAGTGATAGTTGAACCAGAAGCCTATGCAACCACAATTctacatttaaatattaatttggtgggacaaatgaaatataaaaattgtatTAAATCTGAGATCATTTTCCTCAGGATCTGAGATAGGGAGCAAAACATCCCTGAAAAATGACCAGGAGAGAATTGTTGGGGTAATATCTTATTACTCTTATTACTGTATTCTTCAAGTAAACAGCCTTTTCTAAAGATCCATCAATGTTAATTAGTAAATGACACTGACTATTCCACATTAGgtgaaagcagaaaaaaaaaatgatactagaATAAGAGTTTGAATTGATAGCATTCAAAAAAGAACACCTCCAGTTCTCAAGAACAGagagtgtctgtgtgtatgtgagtgagagtgagagtgagagagagagagagagagagagagagagagagagactgagataCTAGCTCCTTCAATCAGTTCTCAACATCTTAGTCTCCTTTCCTTGGAAACTCTCATATTtatcaatattcttcctaaaacaCATTGTTTAGTCTTAATACAATATTCTACAGGTGAATACATATTCTTAGCAGAGTGGGATATAGGGCTACAATCGTTCTCTAGTTCTAGtactatatttctttaaatttaccTTAAGGTGAATTGTGAGAAGTTGGTAGTGTCTCCCACACTGAGTAGGCCTCTAGAAGTGCTCTAGGAAGATAGGGATAAGGAAAGCTAGAGAGACGCAGCAATAAGTTCCTCCATTTATACTATGTCTGcacaaaaatgacaaagaaactgAGTGGAAATGAGCCAAGGTGGGAAAAAAGCAAAGTATGTAAACAGCATAGATCTGGAGTAGGACCAGGCTAACCCGCAGTCTGTATAGTCCAACTAGACCAGGAGATCATATCAGAACTTAGCACAAACTTCACCCTGTGGAGGCTTCAGCACACAATACAAAACCACCTGTGCCTCAGACAGGAGAGGAGATAGGGCCGGACCAGAACCAAGCCCAGGGCCTAGAAATCCTAGACCCTACTTATGCATGAGACAGGACCCAAACAACACCCAGGACAGGGTACAGTTCAACTCTCTTGAACCTTTTGGATTTCATCTCTGTCCTGCATATCATCTCTTCCTCCAATTGAGCATCATTAGCAAACATAAGAAACATGCAAGCTACTTATAAAACTGTTGAAGCAGAGTTTGGGGACAATCCATTAGACACAGGTTAGTAACAGTCTATTAATCACCTCTCATTAAATCCAGTCCTTCAGTAGACACTTTTGCATCCATCTAACTGAATTGTCCTTCAACCCATTGCTCTCTATTTTGCCAGTGAGAAAACTGTAAGTCAATCTCATCCATAAGTTATTGTCTAGTCATTTTTCAGCCATGTTTAACCCTTTGTAACCACATTTCAGTTTttttgttagaaaaaaatgttgatttacaatatccttctctagctcatttgacagataaagatactgaggtaaacaggttaagtgacttacccagagtcataaagttagtatctgagactggatttaaaataggttttcctgactccaaaccccgTGTGCcctctactgtaccacctagctgcccacccatAAGTGCAGATGTGAATATTCTAGTCTGAACTAAAAACTTATAGAATATTGATGCACATGTTCATGTAAGTGTGTGTATCGGGCAAGGAAGAGCATTGGGGAGTAGAAAATCAATTCATACAGAAGACAATTGCAGATTTTATCCAGAGTTTTTCCAAAGGTGCCAATAAACAGAGGTataaaagaattattgaattgGGCCGGAAATATCCAAATAATTGTATTACTCCTCAAATGTTTGTCTTAAAAAAACTTAGGAGTGCCTTCctgttttgcattttgtttttctgagtCATCAGTGAAACCTATCTATTAAAGTTAATGTAATTAGAACTTTATCCCTAAATTACAAAAGTTGTTGACTCTCACACAGTTTCTACTTATCATGTTAAATTGCTTCAGGGATTACAAAGTGTCCCTAGGAACACTGAGGAGAAATAGGTGTGGGGAGGGAGGATGAAAAGGGGGGAAGAGGATGTTAAATTGGCATCTACATCCTGGGCGTGATCCTTTGGAATGTTCCAGGGACCACAGATTGAAGCATGCATTAGCTGTAGATATGGAAAAAGTGTTCCCCTCTATACAAGGTATTGTCATGAGACTGGTAAAAGTCATAGCATCTTCTTGACTCTACCAAAATTTCACAGCATTCCTGAATTGTTATagtctgattcttttttcccaATATGATCTCAAAAGAACAATTTAGGGGAAGGGGAAGTTTTATACTAGCTTAAAGGCAAGGAATTGCTACTAGCACGCAAGACAGGGAAATAATGTGTGGGACCACATCTCTATGTTTGGGTCTAGATCAAGTCATCTTAATTTTTTGGAAATGTgtttaaaattgttcatttgtTCAGAATAGTTAGGGAACATTAGCTAACTTGGCTTAAGAGGAAAAAGACCTGGATCTCACCCACAGAGATAAATGAGAAAGGTTGGAAGTACTTTGGGAAGGATAATTTTCAGAGATTAACAAAATAGAGATAGGAGTTGGGAGTgcaatttagaaaagaaatattactaggaaaagaaatataaaacaggTGGAGTCAGATGAGGAACCTGGATATTGATGGTCAACttatgtgacacagtggatagagtaaacAGCAAgaagatgagagttcaaattctgtctcagattcTTGCTAGCTGTGTAGTCCTAGCCAAATCACCTGACTTCTTAAATTCAGCtcccttgtctgtaaaatagggttaatGACAACCTCTATCTCATAGAATTggtatgatgatcaaatgaataATTGTAAAGTCCTTTCTAAACCTAAAAGTGATAAATAAAAgctaattaaaatgaaaacaaggagcagctagatggttcagtggatagagcactggccatggagtcaggaggacctgagtttaaatctggcctcagacacttaataattgcctagttgtgtgaccttgggcaactcacttaattccattattttaaacaaatttaaaaaaaaaagttaaaatgaaaatagaacagTTCCCTTCAGGATACATTTTGCTTCCATAGGAAGAACACATTGCTGACAATTGGTCCTTTAATGTCTCCTGTTCATGAATGATTATCAGttcaaattttattaattccATCCAGCTTGCACAGTGATGATCCATAGTATGGTACTCATGTCTCTCTTCTAGAAAAAATCAGGGCTTTTAGCTTAAATGGTCTTAAGGATTAATTTTAGCTCTCATATTCTCTGTTCATTCTATTAGCATTCACCAAGGATTTATTATGTTGTGTTACAAGAAATTTTCCAATACAAGAAATTTTCCAACATTGACATTCCAAATCCtgtcctctaaggtcccttctagctctcatCTTTCATGTTCTAGTTTCTAAAGTCCCTTATAGTTCTTAAGATCTGCTCTAAATGTTATTATACTCCAAATATTCTTTAGTTCATTGATTCCATATTCATTGAATTCAAGACAAAGATAATTAAACTAGAAGTCACATTGCATATCTTTGAGAGAAAAATTCTCCCACTCTTGCTTCTTTCTTCTAAATTTGCTGagttagcaaaaataaataaatctgaaaaattaATGTAAGAAAGAGGGATAAGTTAAGGAGGCAGATAGAAAAGAGCCTAATTTATGCATGTATGAATGAAGCTATCTCCTTGACCTGGTAGAGGGATGAAACTCAGAagtattgtgaggttcaaatgagataacgaatataaagcacttttcaaacatTAAATTAATCTAAAAATACCAGCAATTGTTTTTAGTCTAGAATCACCAAATCTCAAgcttattaattatttcttttcccaagctTACTATTCTATTTCTGTTTAGCTCAAGCATGTTTCATAGAAGGATCTCTGGGtatgctagtaaatatttaacaaatgatcTGAAAGGTAGAGATAGGGAGAATATACATTCCTAGTTCTAGacaataaactaaatatgcaagCCCTTATTTGTAGGGATTGCGGATTTATGAGGTATAAAGCTCACACTGACAATTTAACAATGGGCTTTTACAATCAGGTTAGAGATCACTCCAGCTTGTCCTTGGAAGGGCAGGTTAAAGCCTATAAAGGAACATATGACTCATGGTGCAACAGAAAAAAGATCTGCCCTTGATAAGAAAGAGTCCTAAACAGAAAGGTAAAATAAGATTCAGTGAGGGCATCTTTTCCTAAGTATAAAAGTCAATGAAAAGGGGCATGTAAATGGAAGGAATTTGAGAATGTAAGGTTGAAAAGATTTTCTGATTGTCTAAATAAGATACATAATTGGGTTCATTTGAAATATAGACATAATTACtttcaataaacaaaataatttatgttaagcactctttttatctttttaatgaaaAGTACTTGAGAAACTAAAGGCAAAATATAAAGGTagtaattattcatttaattaataaGTTGACTTAATGTTAACAGGAGCTCATTGGATTGTTTCAATTAGGGATTTCCTTGgtcatttacatttcttttcgtttttttgcaaggcaatggggttaagtggcttgcccaaggccacaaggctaggtaattattaagtgtcctgagaaaggatttgaacccaggtacttctggctccagggccagtgctctatccactgcagcacctagctgcccctccttggTCATTTATAAAGACTAGTAGATATTCAGCAAGTGCTCTGGACTTGGAGATGCTACTTGCTAATTGTGTGATTTTAGAAAAGTAGATagacctctctgagcctcaggtaACTGACTTTAATCACTGGaataataacaattctacctCTCTCATAGGGttactttaaaagtatttttaaatgattgaatgCTATATAAAAATCTTAGCCCTTTTTGTTAGCATTATTATCATTTATCTTTATataaggaggcagctaggttgtttggtggatagaacactggactctTAGGATTCAttaagacctgagttaaaatgtggattgagacatttattagctattaCTTGGATTAGGAACCAGGGCAAGTTCTTCAGAAGGAACTgaaaaatcacttcagtatctttgctaagaaccTAAAGATAGTACTGGCAGTGATAATTCCATGAAGGCGACAATGAGTTGGTTATGACTGAactactgaaaaacaacaaatccTTATGTAAGCTTATTCGTACCTTCCTCCCACCTCCTCCCAGTGAGAagcaaaaatttttataaaggttTTGAATGTCTAGTCATtcaaaaaatttccataataatcaggttatgaaagaaaacatagacacccccccaaaaaaagaaaccttacgaaaaataaagttaaaacatatgcttcaatctgtattcagacaccatcatgTCTGTTTGGGCATGGATAACACTCTTCATCATAATTCTTTCAGAGTTGTCCTGGGGCACAGAATtgtgagaaaagctaagtcattctcAAATGATTATCCTGTAATATGCTGCTACTTTGTAcactttgtatcagctcatgtaagtctttctaagtttttctgagagcatcctactcatcatttcttaaagcagaatagcattccatcataatggCATATCACAGTCTGTTTAGATCATTGCCTGACTGATGGTAATtctattaatttccaattccttactATCAGAAAAGAGTTACTATACATATCCTTGGCCAAataagtccttttctttttttttttttttgttttttatctcttttggaataAAGACCTAGCAATGGCAATACTAGATTAAAGGGTAGGCATGATTTTATAACCCAtggggcacagttccaaattgctctaaggaatggttgaatcagttcatgaaCAGTGAATTAATGTCTCACTTTCCCTACATCCCCTCTAAAATctgtcattctccttttctgtcttatgAGTAAATCTAATAGAGCATATGATAGAACTATATGGGACTTTAACTTTTTAT
Coding sequences within it:
- the LOC141494778 gene encoding olfactory receptor 13D1-like, which gives rise to MEKGNFTDVTEFFLVGLSEYRGLQLSLYVLCLVMYLMILLGNSIFIIISILDPCLHTPMYFFLGNLSFLDICYTSSFIPQMLKNFMSKRKSISFTGCALQMIISLGLGCTECVLLAVMAFDRYVAICNPLRYTTIMNNGLCIQMAVWTWIIGCLNSLLSSGLVLIKPFCGNIIDQFFCEILAVIKLICGDISVNVLVIMVGSIAFLIIPLLLILLSYIFILSTILRINSSEGRKKAFSTCSAHLVVVILFYGSALSMYMKPKSKDTKISDELISLSYEIITPMLNPIIYSLRNKEVKGAIEKVLIRNLSLKRI